Proteins encoded in a region of the Pseudomonas shahriarae genome:
- the hutH gene encoding histidine ammonia-lyase, with amino-acid sequence MNVTALNLIPGQLTLAQLRAIYQQPVTLSLDDSASAQIEASVACVEQILAENRTAYGINTGFGLLASTRIASEDLENLQRSLVLSHAAGVGEPISDALVRLVMVLKVNSLSRGFSGIRRQVIDALIALINAEVYPHIPLKGSVGASGDLAPLAHMSLVLLGEGKARYKGEWLEATEALKVAGLTPLTLAAKEGLALLNGTQVSTAYALRGLFEGEDLFAAAIACGGLTVEAVLGSRSPFDARIHAARGQRGQIDSAAAYRDLLGESSQVSQSHQNCDKVQDPYSLRCQPQVMGACLTQFRQAAEVLVVEANAVSDNPLVFAAEGDVISGGNFHAEPVAMAADNMALAIAEIGSLSERRISLMMDKHMSQLPPFLVGNGGVNSGFMIAQVTAAALASENKALSHPHSVDSLPTSANQEDHVSMAPAAGKRLWEMAENTRGVLAVEWLAACQGLDLRDGLKTSPKLEKARGILRAKVGFYDKDRFFAPDINAASELLASRCLNELVPAKLLPSL; translated from the coding sequence ATGAATGTGACTGCGCTAAATCTGATTCCAGGCCAACTGACCCTTGCCCAACTGCGGGCCATCTACCAGCAGCCGGTAACCCTCAGCCTGGATGACAGCGCCTCGGCGCAGATCGAAGCCAGCGTGGCCTGTGTCGAGCAGATTCTCGCCGAGAACCGCACCGCCTATGGCATCAACACCGGTTTCGGCCTGCTGGCCTCGACCCGTATCGCCAGCGAAGACCTGGAAAACCTCCAGCGTTCCCTGGTGTTGTCCCACGCGGCCGGCGTCGGCGAGCCGATCAGCGATGCGCTGGTGCGTTTGGTGATGGTGCTCAAGGTCAACAGCCTGAGCCGCGGTTTCTCCGGGATTCGCCGCCAGGTGATCGACGCGCTGATCGCCCTGATCAACGCCGAGGTCTACCCGCATATCCCACTCAAGGGCTCGGTGGGCGCGTCCGGTGACTTGGCGCCGCTGGCCCATATGTCCCTGGTACTGCTGGGCGAAGGCAAGGCCCGTTACAAAGGTGAGTGGCTGGAGGCGACCGAAGCGCTGAAAGTCGCCGGTCTCACGCCGCTGACCCTGGCTGCCAAGGAAGGCCTGGCGCTGCTCAACGGCACCCAGGTCTCCACGGCCTACGCCCTGCGCGGCTTGTTCGAAGGCGAAGACCTGTTCGCCGCCGCCATCGCCTGTGGCGGCCTGACCGTGGAAGCGGTGCTGGGCTCGCGCTCGCCGTTCGACGCGCGCATCCATGCGGCCCGTGGCCAGCGTGGGCAGATCGACTCGGCCGCCGCCTATCGCGACCTGCTCGGTGAAAGCAGCCAGGTGTCCCAGTCCCACCAGAACTGCGACAAAGTGCAAGACCCGTACTCCCTGCGCTGCCAGCCGCAAGTCATGGGCGCCTGCCTGACCCAGTTCCGCCAGGCGGCCGAAGTGTTGGTGGTCGAAGCCAACGCGGTATCGGATAACCCGCTGGTATTCGCCGCCGAAGGCGATGTGATCTCCGGCGGTAACTTTCACGCCGAACCGGTGGCGATGGCCGCCGACAACATGGCCCTGGCCATCGCTGAAATCGGCTCCCTGAGCGAGCGCCGTATCTCGTTGATGATGGACAAGCACATGTCGCAATTGCCGCCGTTCCTGGTGGGCAATGGCGGGGTCAACTCCGGTTTCATGATTGCCCAGGTGACGGCAGCGGCGTTGGCCAGCGAGAACAAGGCGTTGTCCCATCCCCATAGCGTCGACAGCCTGCCGACGTCGGCCAACCAGGAAGACCACGTGTCGATGGCGCCGGCTGCCGGCAAGCGCCTGTGGGAAATGGCTGAAAATACCCGTGGGGTGCTCGCAGTGGAATGGCTGGCCGCCTGCCAGGGCCTCGACCTGCGCGATGGCCTGAAAACCTCGCCCAAGCTGGAAAAGGCCCGTGGGATCCTGCGCGCCAAAGTGGGCTTCTATGACAAGGACCGCTTCTTCGCCCCGGATATCAACGCCGCCAGCGAACTGTTGGCCAGCCGCTGCCTGAACGAGTTGGTGCCAGCCAAGCTGCTGCCGAGCCTGTAA
- a CDS encoding amino acid permease: protein MHQQAQGLKRGLTARHIRFMALGSAIGTGLFYGSASAIQMAGPAVLLAYLIGGAAVFMVMRALGEMAVHNPVSGSFGQYASTYLGPMAGFILGWTYAFEMIIVCLADVTAFGIYMGFWFPEVARWVWVLGIVLLIGGLNLCNVKVFGEMEFWLSLLKVGAIVAMILGGFGIMLFGVHSSADAPASGLSNLWAHGGFMPNGLGGLIASFAVVMFAFGGIEIIGITAGEAKDPQRVIPKAINAVPLRILLFYVLTLFVLMAIYPWPQIGSQGSPFVQIFSNLGIGSAATILNIVVISAAVSAINSDIFGAGRMMYGLAQQGQAPKGFAQLSRHGVPWMTVVVMGAALLGGVVLNYLIPENVFLVIASIATFATVWVWLMILVTQVAMRRSMTKAQIAELKFPVPFWPYAPAAAIVFMLFIFGVLGYFPDTQAALLVGAVWIVLLVLAYLLWVKPAAGQAAKVNYDPALSHR, encoded by the coding sequence ATGCACCAGCAAGCACAAGGTCTCAAACGCGGACTGACCGCCCGCCATATTCGCTTCATGGCACTGGGGTCGGCGATCGGCACCGGGCTGTTCTACGGTTCTGCCTCGGCGATCCAAATGGCCGGCCCGGCGGTGTTGCTGGCCTACCTGATCGGCGGCGCCGCCGTGTTTATGGTGATGCGCGCCCTCGGCGAAATGGCCGTGCACAATCCAGTGTCCGGCTCGTTCGGCCAATACGCCAGCACTTACCTGGGCCCGATGGCCGGTTTTATCCTCGGTTGGACCTACGCTTTTGAAATGATCATCGTCTGCCTGGCGGACGTCACCGCCTTCGGCATCTACATGGGCTTCTGGTTTCCCGAGGTCGCACGCTGGGTCTGGGTGCTCGGCATCGTCCTACTGATCGGCGGGCTGAACCTGTGCAACGTCAAGGTGTTCGGCGAAATGGAGTTCTGGCTGTCGTTGCTCAAGGTCGGCGCGATTGTCGCGATGATCCTTGGCGGGTTCGGCATCATGCTGTTTGGCGTGCATTCGTCGGCTGACGCACCGGCCAGCGGGTTGAGCAACCTGTGGGCCCACGGTGGCTTCATGCCCAATGGCCTGGGCGGCCTGATCGCCTCGTTTGCGGTGGTGATGTTTGCCTTTGGCGGCATCGAGATCATCGGCATCACTGCCGGTGAAGCCAAGGACCCGCAACGGGTGATCCCCAAGGCGATCAACGCGGTACCGCTGCGCATCCTGCTGTTCTACGTGCTGACCCTGTTCGTGTTGATGGCCATCTACCCGTGGCCGCAGATCGGCAGCCAGGGCAGCCCATTCGTGCAGATCTTCAGCAACCTGGGGATTGGCTCGGCGGCGACCATCCTCAATATCGTGGTGATTTCGGCGGCCGTCTCGGCCATCAACAGTGACATCTTCGGCGCCGGCCGCATGATGTACGGCCTGGCCCAGCAAGGGCAGGCGCCCAAGGGCTTTGCGCAACTGTCGCGCCACGGTGTGCCGTGGATGACCGTGGTGGTGATGGGCGCAGCGCTGCTGGGCGGCGTGGTGTTGAACTACCTGATCCCGGAAAACGTGTTCCTGGTGATTGCCTCGATTGCCACTTTCGCTACCGTGTGGGTGTGGCTGATGATCCTGGTCACGCAGGTGGCGATGCGCCGCTCGATGACCAAGGCGCAGATCGCCGAACTGAAATTCCCGGTACCGTTCTGGCCCTATGCGCCGGCGGCGGCCATTGTGTTCATGCTGTTTATTTTTGGTGTGCTGGGCTACTTCCCGGACACCCAGGCCGCGCTGCTGGTGGGCGCCGTATGGATCGTGTTGCTGGTCCTCGCCTACCTGCTGTGGGTCAAGCCCGCAGCCGGGCAAGCGGCCAAGGTCAATTACGACCCGGCTTTGTCTCACCGATAA
- the hutI gene encoding imidazolonepropionase encodes MKTLWQHCHIATMARGEYSIIEDGAMVTAGSLIEWIGPRAELPPGDYAQTHDLQGAWVTPGLIDCHTHTVFGGNRSGEFEQRLQGVSYAEIAAAGGGIASTVRATRAATEDELFDSSRKRLRSLLRDGVTTVEIKSGYGLDLANERKMLRVARRLGQELPVSVRATCLAAHALPPEYKDRADDYIEHICNEMLPTLAAEGLVDAVDAFCEYLAFSTEQVERVFKVAQRLGLPVKLHAEQLSSLHGSSLAARYQALSADHLEFMTEEDAIAMAAAGTVAVLLPGAFYFLRETQLPPMDALRKHGVKIAIASDLNPGTSPALSVRLMLNMACTLFRMTPEETLAGVTRHAATALGMGDTHGSLEVGKVADFVAWQIDRPADLAYWLGGELDKRVVRHGVDVDV; translated from the coding sequence ATGAAAACGCTTTGGCAACACTGTCACATCGCAACCATGGCCCGGGGCGAGTACTCGATCATCGAGGATGGCGCCATGGTCACCGCCGGTTCGCTGATCGAGTGGATCGGCCCACGTGCCGAGCTGCCGCCTGGCGACTACGCGCAGACCCATGACTTGCAAGGGGCGTGGGTCACGCCGGGGCTGATCGACTGCCATACCCACACGGTATTTGGCGGCAACCGCAGCGGCGAATTCGAGCAGCGCCTGCAAGGCGTGAGCTACGCCGAGATCGCGGCGGCCGGCGGCGGCATTGCCAGCACCGTACGCGCCACGCGTGCGGCGACCGAGGACGAGCTGTTCGACAGCAGCCGCAAGCGCCTGCGCAGTTTGCTGCGCGATGGCGTGACCACGGTGGAGATCAAGTCCGGCTACGGCCTGGATCTGGCCAACGAGCGCAAGATGCTGCGGGTGGCCCGGCGCCTGGGCCAGGAGTTGCCCGTCAGCGTGCGCGCCACGTGCCTGGCGGCCCATGCGTTGCCGCCGGAGTACAAGGATCGCGCCGACGACTACATCGAGCACATCTGCAACGAGATGCTGCCGACCCTGGCAGCAGAAGGGTTGGTGGATGCGGTGGATGCGTTCTGCGAATACCTGGCGTTTTCCACCGAGCAGGTAGAGCGCGTGTTCAAGGTCGCGCAGCGCTTGGGGTTGCCGGTAAAGTTGCACGCCGAGCAACTGTCGTCGCTGCACGGCTCCAGCCTGGCGGCGCGGTATCAGGCGCTGTCGGCGGATCACCTGGAGTTCATGACCGAAGAAGACGCCATCGCCATGGCCGCCGCCGGCACCGTCGCCGTGTTGCTACCGGGCGCGTTTTACTTTTTGCGCGAAACCCAGTTGCCGCCGATGGACGCCTTGCGCAAGCACGGGGTGAAGATCGCCATTGCCAGCGACCTCAACCCCGGCACCTCGCCGGCCTTGTCCGTGCGGCTGATGCTGAACATGGCCTGCACCTTGTTCCGCATGACCCCGGAAGAAACCCTGGCCGGTGTTACCCGGCATGCCGCCACGGCGTTGGGCATGGGCGACACCCATGGCTCGCTGGAAGTGGGCAAGGTCGCGGATTTTGTCGCCTGGCAGATCGACCGCCCCGCCGACCTGGCCTACTGGCTGGGTGGCGAGTTGGATAAACGCGTCGTGCGCCATGGCGTCGACGTCGATGTGTAA
- the hutG gene encoding N-formylglutamate deformylase — protein MDKVLNFKQGRTPLLISMPHAGLRLTPAVAAGLIPEAQSLPDTDWHIPTLYDFAAELGASTLAAEYSRFVIDLNRPSDDKPLYAGATTGLFPATLFDGVPLFIEGKEPSKAERATYLEQIWTPYHQTLQQELARLKAEFGYALLFDAHSIRSVIPHLFDGKLPDFNLGTFNGAACDPELASQLEAICAAHPHYSHVLNGRFKGGHITRHYGNPAQDIHAVQLELGQCTYMEEFEPFRYRQDLAEPTRVVLRQLLEGFLAWGQKQLSSRPIP, from the coding sequence GTGGATAAGGTTCTGAACTTCAAACAAGGCCGCACACCGCTGCTGATCAGCATGCCCCACGCCGGCCTGCGCCTGACGCCTGCGGTTGCAGCGGGCCTGATCCCCGAGGCGCAAAGCCTGCCGGATACCGACTGGCATATCCCTACGCTGTACGATTTTGCTGCAGAGCTGGGGGCCAGCACCCTGGCGGCCGAGTATTCGCGGTTTGTCATCGACTTGAACCGGCCGTCGGACGACAAGCCGCTGTATGCCGGGGCGACCACCGGCCTGTTTCCCGCGACGCTGTTTGATGGCGTGCCGTTGTTTATTGAAGGCAAGGAGCCGTCGAAGGCGGAGCGGGCGACCTATCTGGAGCAGATCTGGACGCCTTATCACCAGACCCTGCAACAGGAACTGGCGCGGCTCAAGGCCGAATTCGGCTACGCGCTGCTGTTCGACGCCCACTCGATCCGCTCGGTGATCCCACACCTGTTCGACGGCAAGCTGCCGGACTTCAACCTCGGCACCTTCAATGGCGCCGCCTGCGACCCCGAGTTGGCCAGCCAGTTGGAAGCCATCTGCGCGGCGCATCCGCACTACAGCCATGTGCTGAACGGGCGTTTCAAGGGCGGGCATATCACCCGGCACTACGGCAACCCGGCGCAGGATATTCATGCGGTGCAGTTGGAGTTGGGGCAGTGCACGTATATGGAGGAGTTTGAGCCGTTCAGGTATCGACAGGATCTGGCCGAGCCGACGCGGGTGGTGTTGAGGCAGTTGCTGGAAGGGTTCTTGGCGTGGGGCCAGAAGCAGTTGTCTTCAAGGCCTATTCCGTAA
- the pip gene encoding prolyl aminopeptidase: MQTLYPQIKPYVRHDLAVDETHTLYVDESGSPQGLPVVFIHGGPGAGCDANSRCYFDPNLYRIVTFDQRGCGRSTPRASLENNTTWDLVADLERIREHLGIEKWVLFGGSWGSTLALAYAQTHPDRVLGLIVRGIFLARPQDIQWFYQAGASRLFPDYWQDYIAPIPVEERHDMISAYHKRLTGNDQIAQMHAAKAWSTWEGRMLGLCPSPQLIERFSEPQRALSIARIECHYFTNNSFLEPNQLIRDMHKIAHLPGIIVHGRYDMICPLDNAWELHQAWPNSELQVIREAGHAASEPGITDALVRAAGQMARRLLDLPPEEA, encoded by the coding sequence ATGCAGACTTTGTACCCGCAGATCAAACCCTACGTCCGGCACGATCTGGCCGTCGATGAAACCCACACGCTGTATGTCGACGAAAGTGGTTCCCCGCAAGGTTTGCCCGTGGTCTTCATCCATGGCGGTCCAGGCGCCGGCTGCGATGCCAATAGCCGCTGCTATTTCGATCCGAACCTGTACCGCATCGTCACCTTTGACCAGCGCGGCTGCGGGCGCTCCACTCCGCGGGCCAGCCTGGAAAACAACACCACCTGGGACCTGGTTGCCGACCTTGAGCGCATTCGCGAGCACCTGGGGATTGAAAAATGGGTGCTGTTCGGTGGTTCCTGGGGCTCGACCCTGGCCCTGGCCTATGCACAAACCCACCCTGATCGCGTGCTTGGCCTGATTGTGCGCGGCATCTTCCTGGCCCGCCCCCAGGATATCCAGTGGTTCTACCAGGCCGGCGCGAGCCGCCTGTTCCCGGACTACTGGCAGGACTACATCGCGCCAATCCCGGTGGAAGAGCGCCACGACATGATCAGCGCCTACCACAAGCGCCTGACCGGCAATGACCAGATCGCCCAGATGCATGCCGCCAAGGCCTGGTCCACCTGGGAAGGCCGCATGCTCGGCCTGTGCCCCAGCCCGCAGCTGATCGAGCGCTTCTCCGAGCCCCAGCGCGCCTTGTCGATTGCGCGTATCGAGTGCCACTACTTCACCAATAACTCGTTCCTGGAGCCCAACCAACTGATTCGCGATATGCACAAGATCGCCCATCTGCCGGGGATCATCGTGCATGGCCGCTACGATATGATCTGCCCGCTGGATAATGCCTGGGAGTTGCACCAGGCCTGGCCGAACAGTGAGTTGCAGGTGATCCGCGAGGCGGGCCACGCGGCGTCCGAGCCGGGTATCACCGATGCGCTGGTGCGTGCGGCGGGCCAGATGGCACGACGCCTGCTTGATCTGCCCCCTGAAGAAGCATGA
- the dtd gene encoding D-aminoacyl-tRNA deacylase, which translates to MKGLLQRVRGARVEVAGQVVGAIDQGLLVLVAVEPSDTAASADKLLHKLLNYRVFSDDEGKMNLSLKDIGGGLLLVSQFTLAADTKSGLRPSFSKAAPPALGEALFEHLLSQAQQLHGTVASGRFGADMQVHLVNDGPVTFLLQT; encoded by the coding sequence ATGAAGGGCCTTTTGCAGCGGGTGCGTGGCGCCCGGGTCGAGGTGGCGGGGCAGGTGGTGGGTGCGATAGACCAGGGTTTGCTGGTACTGGTGGCCGTTGAACCTTCAGATACCGCCGCCAGTGCCGACAAGTTGTTGCATAAGCTGCTTAACTACCGGGTGTTCAGTGACGACGAGGGCAAGATGAACCTGTCGTTGAAGGACATTGGCGGTGGTTTGCTGCTGGTGTCCCAGTTCACCCTGGCGGCCGACACCAAGAGCGGCCTGCGTCCGAGCTTCTCCAAAGCGGCGCCACCGGCGTTGGGCGAGGCGCTTTTCGAGCACTTGTTGTCACAAGCGCAACAATTGCATGGCACGGTGGCGTCGGGGCGTTTTGGCGCGGATATGCAGGTGCATTTGGTCAATGACGGGCCGGTCACCTTCCTGTTACAGACCTGA
- a CDS encoding glucan biosynthesis protein G gives MIVSPCNAPKLSAKRLRNALVTGSALFCLFGAGQLWAFSLDDVSAKAKELAGQKYEAPRSNLPNEFREMKFADYQKIRFRNEKAEWAEQKTPFKLSFYHQGMHFDTPVKINEVTATDVQEIKYDPTRFDFGDVKFDPKATDQLGYAGFRVLYPINKDDKQDEIMTMLGASYFRVVGKDQVYGLSARGMAIDTALPSGEEFPRFTEFWIERPKPGDKHLVIFALLDSPRATGAYRLILRPGTDTIVDVKSQMFLRDNVSKLGVAPLTSMFLFGANQPSKVLNYRRELHDSSGLSIQAGNGEWIWRPLNNPKHLSVSNFSVENPRGFGLLQRGRNFSQYEDLDDNYDKRPSAWIEPQGDWGKGSVDLVEIPTADETNDNIVAFWSPAELPKPGEPLDIAYRLHWTLNDAPFHSPDSAWVKQTLRSTGDVKQSNLIRQPDGSVAYLVDFEGPSLKALKPDAAVRSQVSVGENGEVVENSVRYNPHTKGWRLTLRLKIKDAGKPTEMRAALVQDIVKPEPEQASTQVLKADKVLAKQHEKQAKKDAKDKQPEAAPATPEPVKTEQVLTETWSNQLPADE, from the coding sequence GTGATTGTTAGTCCCTGTAATGCACCAAAATTGTCTGCCAAACGGTTACGAAACGCACTGGTGACGGGCTCCGCCCTGTTTTGCCTGTTCGGCGCGGGTCAACTGTGGGCATTCAGTCTGGACGATGTGTCGGCCAAGGCAAAAGAGTTGGCCGGGCAGAAATACGAAGCCCCACGCAGCAATCTGCCGAACGAATTCCGCGAAATGAAGTTCGCTGATTACCAGAAAATTCGTTTCCGCAATGAAAAAGCCGAGTGGGCCGAGCAGAAAACCCCGTTCAAGCTGTCCTTCTATCACCAGGGCATGCACTTCGACACGCCGGTGAAAATCAACGAAGTCACCGCGACCGACGTCCAGGAAATCAAGTACGACCCGACTCGTTTCGATTTCGGCGACGTCAAGTTTGATCCTAAAGCCACCGATCAGCTGGGTTATGCCGGCTTTCGCGTGCTGTACCCGATCAACAAGGACGACAAGCAAGACGAAATCATGACCATGCTCGGCGCCAGCTATTTCCGCGTCGTGGGCAAGGACCAGGTCTATGGCCTGTCGGCCCGTGGCATGGCGATTGATACCGCGCTGCCGTCCGGCGAAGAGTTCCCGCGTTTCACCGAGTTCTGGATCGAGCGTCCAAAGCCGGGCGACAAGCACCTGGTGATCTTCGCCTTGCTGGATTCGCCACGGGCCACCGGCGCCTACCGCCTGATCCTGCGTCCGGGCACCGACACCATTGTCGACGTCAAGTCGCAGATGTTCCTGCGTGACAATGTCAGCAAGCTGGGCGTTGCCCCGCTGACCAGCATGTTCCTGTTCGGCGCCAACCAGCCGTCCAAAGTGCTCAATTACCGTCGCGAACTGCACGACTCCAGCGGCCTGTCGATCCAGGCCGGTAACGGCGAGTGGATCTGGCGCCCGCTGAACAACCCAAAACACCTGTCGGTCAGCAACTTCTCGGTAGAAAACCCGCGTGGTTTCGGCCTGTTGCAGCGTGGTCGCAACTTCAGCCAGTACGAAGACCTCGACGACAACTACGACAAGCGCCCAAGCGCCTGGATCGAGCCGCAAGGCGACTGGGGCAAGGGTTCCGTGGATCTGGTAGAGATTCCGACCGCCGATGAAACCAACGACAACATCGTTGCCTTCTGGAGCCCGGCCGAACTGCCTAAGCCCGGCGAGCCGCTGGATATCGCCTACCGCCTGCACTGGACTCTCAACGATGCACCGTTCCACTCGCCGGACAGTGCCTGGGTCAAGCAGACCCTGCGTTCTACCGGTGATGTGAAACAGTCCAACCTGATCCGTCAGCCAGACGGCAGCGTGGCCTATCTGGTGGACTTCGAAGGCCCGTCCCTCAAGGCCCTGAAGCCCGATGCAGCAGTGCGCAGCCAGGTCAGCGTCGGCGAAAACGGCGAAGTCGTGGAAAACAGCGTGCGCTACAACCCGCACACCAAAGGCTGGCGCCTGACCCTGCGCTTGAAGATCAAGGATGCAGGCAAACCGACCGAAATGCGTGCGGCCCTGGTCCAGGATATCGTCAAGCCTGAGCCAGAGCAGGCTTCCACCCAAGTCCTGAAGGCTGACAAAGTCTTGGCCAAGCAACACGAGAAACAGGCCAAGAAAGACGCCAAGGACAAGCAGCCAGAAGCTGCCCCAGCCACCCCGGAGCCAGTCAAGACAGAACAAGTCCTGACCGAAACCTGGAGCAATCAGTTGCCTGCCGATGAGTAA
- the mdoH gene encoding glucans biosynthesis glucosyltransferase MdoH produces MSNSQVQPETLAEYLAHLPMTDEQRAELAGCKSFSELHERLSSSTFDAPVDAAQASVGRRLTLNTAEELEEAEMLVLDASGRVCLKATPPIRRTKVVPEPWRTNILVRGWRRLTGRSNPPAPPKDERVLPAARWRTVGSIRRYILLVLMLGQTIVAGWYMKGIMPYQGWSFVDFDEVRNQTLLQTATQVLPYALQTSILIMFGILFCWVSAGFWTALMGFLELLTGHDKYRISGKSAGDEPIPKEARTALVMPICNEDVPRVFAGLRATFESVAATGDLDRFDFFVLSDSNDADICIAEQQAWLDVCREAGGFGKIFYRRRRRRVKRKSGNLDDFCRRWGGDYKYMVVLDADSVMSGECLTSLVRLMEATPDAGIIQTAPRASGMDTLYARMQQFATRVYGPLFTAGLHFWQLGESHYWGHNAIIRMKPFIEHCALAPLPGKGAFAGSILSHDFVEAALMRRAGWGVWIAYDLPGSYEELPPNLLDELKRDRRWCHGNLMNFRLFLVKGMHPVHRAVFLTGVMSYLSAPLWFLFLVLSTALLAVNTLMEPQYFMAPRQLYPLWPQWHPDKAVALFSTTIVLLFLPKLLSIILIWAKGAKEFGGKFKVTLSMLLEMLFSMLLAPVRMIFHTRFVLAAFLGWAATWNSPQRDDDSTPWSEAVKRHGPQTLLGFFWALLVVWLNPSFLWWLVPIVGSLMLSIPVSVISSRVNLGLKSRDESLFLIPEEYNPPQALLSTDRYTHENRWHALNDGFIRAVVDPQQNALACALATSRHGQAEPIEWLRIERVRHALKVGPAGLNNNERVALLSDPVALARLHEQVWSEGHAEWLGAWRQSVKADPHAPLLPLQPLSSQAQPA; encoded by the coding sequence ATGAGTAATTCTCAAGTCCAGCCAGAGACTCTTGCCGAGTACCTGGCGCATCTTCCGATGACCGACGAGCAGCGCGCCGAACTGGCGGGCTGCAAGTCCTTCTCCGAACTGCACGAGCGCCTGTCGTCGTCGACCTTTGACGCACCGGTGGACGCCGCGCAGGCGTCGGTTGGCCGCCGGCTGACCCTCAACACTGCCGAGGAGCTAGAGGAAGCCGAAATGCTGGTGCTCGACGCCAGCGGTCGGGTTTGCCTCAAGGCCACGCCGCCGATCCGCCGTACCAAAGTGGTGCCCGAGCCTTGGCGCACCAATATTCTGGTGCGTGGCTGGCGCCGGTTGACCGGCCGCAGCAACCCTCCTGCGCCGCCGAAAGACGAGCGCGTGCTGCCGGCTGCGCGCTGGCGCACGGTCGGTTCGATCCGCCGCTATATCCTGCTGGTGCTGATGCTCGGCCAGACGATTGTGGCCGGCTGGTACATGAAAGGCATCATGCCTTACCAGGGCTGGTCCTTCGTCGACTTTGACGAGGTGCGCAACCAGACCCTGCTGCAAACCGCTACCCAGGTCCTGCCCTACGCCCTGCAAACCAGCATCCTGATCATGTTCGGGATTCTGTTCTGCTGGGTTTCGGCAGGTTTCTGGACCGCGCTGATGGGCTTCCTTGAACTGCTTACCGGTCACGACAAGTACCGGATCTCCGGCAAAAGCGCCGGCGACGAGCCGATCCCGAAAGAGGCCCGTACCGCGCTGGTGATGCCGATCTGCAACGAAGACGTGCCCCGGGTGTTTGCCGGCTTGCGTGCGACCTTTGAGTCGGTCGCTGCCACTGGCGATCTGGACCGCTTCGATTTCTTCGTGCTCAGTGACAGTAACGACGCCGATATCTGCATCGCCGAACAGCAAGCCTGGCTCGACGTGTGCCGCGAAGCCGGTGGTTTTGGCAAGATTTTCTATCGCCGCCGTCGCCGTCGCGTCAAACGCAAGAGCGGCAACCTCGACGACTTCTGCCGTCGCTGGGGCGGTGACTACAAGTACATGGTGGTCCTCGACGCCGACAGCGTGATGAGCGGCGAATGCCTGACCAGCCTGGTGCGCCTGATGGAAGCCACGCCGGACGCCGGGATCATCCAGACCGCGCCACGTGCCTCGGGCATGGACACCCTGTATGCACGCATGCAGCAGTTCGCCACCCGCGTCTACGGCCCGCTGTTCACCGCCGGCCTGCACTTCTGGCAGTTGGGCGAATCCCACTACTGGGGCCACAACGCGATCATCCGCATGAAGCCGTTTATCGAGCACTGCGCCCTGGCGCCGTTGCCCGGCAAAGGTGCGTTCGCCGGTTCGATTCTTTCCCACGACTTCGTTGAAGCTGCGCTGATGCGCCGTGCCGGCTGGGGCGTGTGGATTGCCTACGACTTGCCGGGCAGCTACGAAGAACTGCCGCCCAACCTGCTGGACGAGCTCAAGCGTGACCGTCGCTGGTGCCACGGTAACCTGATGAACTTCCGCCTGTTCCTGGTCAAGGGTATGCACCCGGTGCACCGTGCGGTGTTCCTCACCGGCGTGATGTCGTACCTGTCGGCACCGTTGTGGTTCCTGTTCCTGGTGCTGTCCACGGCCCTGCTGGCGGTCAACACGCTGATGGAGCCGCAGTACTTCATGGCGCCGCGCCAGTTGTACCCGCTGTGGCCACAATGGCATCCGGACAAGGCGGTGGCGCTGTTCTCCACCACCATCGTGCTGCTGTTCCTGCCTAAATTGCTGAGCATCATCCTGATCTGGGCCAAGGGCGCGAAAGAGTTCGGTGGCAAGTTCAAGGTGACCTTGTCGATGCTCCTGGAGATGTTGTTCTCCATGCTGCTGGCGCCGGTACGGATGATTTTCCACACCCGTTTCGTGCTCGCTGCGTTCCTCGGCTGGGCCGCGACCTGGAACTCGCCGCAACGTGACGACGACTCCACGCCCTGGAGCGAGGCGGTCAAGCGCCACGGTCCGCAGACCTTGCTGGGCTTCTTCTGGGCGCTGTTGGTGGTGTGGTTGAACCCCAGCTTCCTGTGGTGGCTGGTGCCGATTGTCGGTTCGCTGATGCTGTCGATCCCGGTGTCGGTGATCTCCAGCCGGGTCAATCTGGGCCTCAAGTCCCGCGACGAAAGCCTGTTCCTGATCCCCGAGGAATACAATCCGCCGCAGGCGCTGCTGTCGACCGACCGCTATACCCACGAAAACCGTTGGCATGCACTCAATGACGGGTTTATCCGGGCAGTGGTCGATCCGCAACAGAATGCCCTGGCCTGTGCCCTGGCAACGTCCCGACATGGTCAGGCAGAGCCGATCGAGTGGCTGCGTATCGAGCGTGTGCGGCATGCGTTGAAAGTCGGCCCTGCTGGCCTGAACAACAACGAGCGCGTGGCGTTGCTCAGCGACCCGGTGGCCCTGGCACGCCTGCATGAGCAAGTCTGGAGCGAGGGGCATGCCGAATGGCTGGGTGCCTGGCGCCAGTCGGTCAAGGCCGACCCCCATGCGCCGTTGCTGCCGCTGCAACCGCTGTCATCCCAGGCGCAACCTGCCTGA